A stretch of the Thermofilum adornatum genome encodes the following:
- a CDS encoding DUF134 domain-containing protein, protein MWRKEATTSSGNLEEIFFIPTSAPASIFRPEEVVELYPEELLALKLVYAEDLEVDEAAARLGLSKATFWRMLDSGRKKMVTAILQLRPIKIVFSEKASMEKTE, encoded by the coding sequence GTGTGGAGAAAAGAAGCCACCACTAGTTCTGGAAACTTGGAGGAAATATTCTTTATACCGACTAGTGCGCCGGCAAGCATATTTAGACCAGAGGAAGTTGTCGAGCTATACCCCGAGGAGCTATTGGCGCTAAAGCTTGTCTATGCAGAAGACCTAGAGGTCGACGAAGCAGCGGCGAGGCTAGGCTTGTCCAAGGCGACCTTCTGGAGGATGCTCGACTCGGGCAGAAAAAAGATGGTTACAGCTATCCTGCAACTGAGACCTATAAAGATAGTTTTCTCAGAGAAAGCATCCATGGAAAAGACAGAGTAA
- the pcp gene encoding pyroglutamyl-peptidase I, translating to MKILLSGFGPFGEEDTNPSEIVATRVAEKLREAGHEARHVVLPVAYRRAKAILEQVVGELRPDIAIALGLYGGITHVRVERVALNMMDFSIPDVDGEKPQDLPIDPEGPTAYLASIPTRRVVERLKEEGIPASLSYSAGTYLCNYVMYTLLRLSDRTGYPRRAGFIHIPYTIDIASRKKGLPASLPLDVLVKGVLIAVEETIKEIEKEK from the coding sequence GTGAAAATACTGCTTTCAGGCTTCGGCCCCTTTGGGGAGGAAGACACTAATCCGTCTGAAATCGTAGCTACGCGGGTGGCCGAAAAGCTACGTGAGGCTGGGCACGAGGCGCGGCACGTTGTTTTGCCTGTTGCCTATAGGCGGGCAAAAGCCATACTTGAGCAAGTGGTAGGCGAGCTTAGACCAGACATAGCCATCGCGCTCGGCCTATACGGTGGGATTACACATGTCAGGGTGGAGAGGGTCGCATTGAACATGATGGACTTTTCTATCCCAGACGTTGACGGCGAAAAACCGCAGGATTTGCCAATAGACCCCGAGGGCCCCACAGCATATCTAGCCTCCATACCTACACGCCGGGTCGTCGAGAGGCTGAAGGAGGAAGGTATACCTGCAAGCCTGTCGTATAGTGCAGGTACTTATCTCTGTAACTATGTTATGTATACGCTGCTTAGGCTTTCAGACAGGACTGGGTATCCTAGGAGGGCTGGATTTATCCACATCCCATATACGATAGATATTGCATCGAGAAAGAAGGGGTTGCCTGCAAGCCTTCCCCTCGATGTCCTAGTAAAAGGGGTACTAATAGCGGTAGAGGAGACGATAAAAGAAATAGAAAAAGAGAAATAA